Proteins from one Setaria italica strain Yugu1 chromosome V, Setaria_italica_v2.0, whole genome shotgun sequence genomic window:
- the LOC101784210 gene encoding transcription factor bHLH77: MNCGPPDQLPPASAPSCFLNLNWNQSMAAAAAAGDHLDPALSSMVSSPTSNSMAAAATDGLALHGISPQPQYGGTRLSSPPKLNLSMMGQFHHYPPPQVGGAGPSGLPILENLMPMGHLDQFLADPGFAERAARLSGFDGRTGGSGYGAVPGQFGLPEAGPVGALKELELGNGRDESSVSDPASASAEMALKAPSDGNAKKRKSSGKGKGKDGPGSAAAKDLAKEESSGKRCKSADEGNGAEDNSAKGKAAQSNSENGGKKQGKDTSKPPEPPKDYIHVRARRGEATDSHSLAERVRREKISQRMKLLQDLVPGCNKVVGKAVMLDEIINYVQSLQRQVEFLSMKLATVNPQLDFNNLPNLLPKDIQQSCGPLQNSHFPLETSGAPLPYLNQTHQGSPLGCSLTNGMDNQSNMHPLDPAFCQQMNSQHRFLNGVSDAASQVGTFWQDDLQSVVHMDIGQNQEIAATSSNSYNGSLQTVHMKMEL, translated from the exons ATGAACTGTGGGCCGCCCGACCAGCTGCCGCCCGCATCGGCGCCGTCGTGCTTCCTCAACCTCAACTGGAACCagtccatggccgccgccgccgcggccggcgaccACCTCGACCCGGCGCTCAGCTCGATGGTCTCCTCCCCGACGTCCAACTcgatggccgccgcggcgactgATGGCCTCGCTCTGCACGGGATCTCGCCCCAGCCGCAGTACGGCGGCACGCGTCTCAGCTCTCCCCCGAAGCTCAACCTCTCTATGATGGGCCAGTTCCACCActacccgccgccgcaggtggGCGGCGCCGGACCCAGCGGCTTGCCAATCCTTGAGAACTTGATGCCGATGGGCCACCTGGACCAGTTCCTCGCCGACCCAGGCTTCGCCGAGCGCGCGGCGAGGCTCTCCGGCTTTGACGGCCGCACCGGTGGAAGCGGGTACGGCGCCGTCCCGGGACAGTTCGGCCTCCCGGAAGCCGGCCCCGTCGGTGCATTGAAGGAGCTGGAGCTCGGGAACGGCCGGGACGAGTCATCAGTGTCCGATCCGGCGTCGGCCAGCGCGGAGATGGCGTTGAAAGCCCCTTCCGACGGCAATGCAAAGAAGCGGAAGTCCAGCGGGAAGGGGAAAGGAAAGGACGGCCCTGGGTCCGCCGCCGCAAAGGATCTCGCCAAG GAGGAATCCAGCGGGAAGCGGTGCAAATCCGCGGACGAGGGCAATGGCGCGGAGGACAACTCCGCCAAGGGGAAGGCCGCGCAGAGCAACAGCGAGAATGGCGGCAAGAAGCAGGGGAAAGACACATCGAAGCCCCCCGAGCCGCCCAAGGACTACATCCATGTCCGGGCGAGGCGCGGTGAGGCGACAGACAGCCACAGCCTCGCTGAGAGG GTGAGAAGAGAAAAGATCAGCCAGAGGATGAAGCTGCTGCAGGATCTTGTGCCGGGTTGCAACAAG GTGGTTGGCAAGGCAGTCATGCTGGATGAAATCATAAACTATGTGCAGTCCTTGCAACGGCAAGTCGAG TTCCTGTCCATGAAATTGGCCACTGTGAATCCCCAGCTGGACTTCAACAATTTGCCTAACCTCCTTCCTAAAGAT ATACAGCAGTCCTGCGGCCCGTTGCAGAACTCGCATTTCCCACTGGAGACCTCAGGTGCACCGCTGCCATACCTTAACCAGACACACCAGGGGAGCCCTCTAGGTTGCAGCCTAACCAATGGCATGGACAACCAAAGTAATATGCACCCACTTGACCCGGCATTTTGCCAGCAGATGAACTCTCAACATCGTTTTCTCAATGGAGTTAGCGACGCCGCCTCGCAG GTTGGGACTTTCTGGCAAGATGATCTCCAAAGTGTAGTTCACATGGATATCGGGCAAAATCAGGAAATTGCGGCCACCTCCTCAAACAGCTACAATG GTTCGTTGCAAACAGTCCACATGAAAATGGAGCTTTGA